In Mauremys reevesii isolate NIE-2019 linkage group 8, ASM1616193v1, whole genome shotgun sequence, a single genomic region encodes these proteins:
- the LOC120370673 gene encoding COMM domain-containing protein 5-like — translation MARGVRGLSQETFRRLLTVVVSALEGKDCKESVRAIAESVDLSEEQLTSLISGMYTLLREALRLPVSTFKQEVFKEDLQELRIPEEFIMDFASVVFGNRRPVVEAATMKQGNKLPSVNDIKWRVDVAISTSSLARALQPSILMLLKLSDGTAHRFEVPVVKFQELRYNVALILKEMNDLEKRSILKIQD, via the coding sequence ATGGCCAGGGGCGTGCGGGGCCTGAGCCAGGAAACCTTCCGCCGCCTGCTGACAGTCGTTGTTAGTGCATTGGAAGGAAAAGATTGCAAAGAATCTGTGAGGGCGATTGCAGAAAGCGTTGATCTGTCAGAAGAGCAGCTCACTTCCCTCATCTCTGGCATGTATACTCTCCTCAGAGAGGCCCTGCGGCTTCCCGTATCGACTTTCAAACAAGAAGTTTTTAAGGAAGATCTCCAGGAACTTAGGATACCAGAAGAGTTCATCATGGACTTTGCCAGTGTGGTCTTTGGTAACAGGCGTCCTGTTGTTGAAGCCGCAACTATGAAACAAGGAAATAAGCTGCCAAGTGTTAATGACATTAAGTGGAGAGTGGATGTGGCTATATCCACAAGTTCACTGGCCCGTGCATTGCAACCGTCCATTTTAATGCTGCTGAAGCTTTCGGATGGGACAGCTCATCGCTTTGAAGTGCCAGTTGTAAAGTTCCAAGAATTAAGGTACAACGTTGCCCTGATATTGAAGGAAatgaatgatctggagaaaagaagCATTCTGAAAATCCAGGACTGA